The nucleotide window ATCGTCACGAGTGACCATGGCCAGATGCTCGGTGAGGAGGGGTGGTTCGACCATCACGGCGTCCTCCACCCGAAGGCAGTCGAAGTCCCCTTTTTTGTGGGGGAAGGTGCCGAGTCCGAACTGACCGGGGAGACGGTTCACGGACTCGTTGCCGAGGTGTTCGCTCATCTGACAGATGGGGTGACTCCGGTAATCGGATCGGGTGAGACGCTCGTCGCATCGGACGGCATCGCCCGACAAGTAGACTCAGGGTGGACGCTCGATGAGGGTCCAACGAGTCGCCTTTCGACCGATGATCTGCTCTGTCGGCGGGTCGCTCGTCCTTCGGACTCGCTCACGACCATCTTCGAGTCTCCATGGTCGAGTTCCGAAATCCACGTCAAACAGTACGAACGCTCCGGAGAGGCCGGCCGACAGTTGGTCGACCGCTGTCCGTACGATGGCCAACTTGAGGCGTCCGTGGCCTCGTGGCTCCGGGCCAGTCCCGAGGCCTACGGATCGATCGATTCGACCACCGCCGACCGACTGGATCGGTTGGGATACCTATGAGTGCCGTCTCAGTGATCATTCCCACGCTGGACGAGGCGGACTACATCGAAGAGTCACTCGACGCCACGCTGGCACAGACCGTTTCGGACATCGAAGTGATCGTCGTCGATGGCGGCTCTACCGACGGAACGTGCGAAATCGTTGCCGATCATCCCGATGATCGTATAATACTTCAGGAGAACGGCGATATCGTCGATTCTCTGAATGTCGGGCTGGAGAAAGCGAGCGGTCGATTCGTCGCTCGTGTGGACGCGGACGCCGTGCCCGACCCAACCCGGTTCGAGCGGCAGATCGAACTTCTGGAGCGGAATCCGTCGGTCGGTCTCGTCGGGTGTTTCCTTCGGAAGAAAGATCCCGATACCGGGGCGACGACGCTCCAACGAGAGCCCGTCGAGTCGGCTGCGATCCGCCGACGACTGCCGTTGCACAATCCGATTCCCCACTCGACGTGGATGGTCAGACGAGAGGTGTACGAGACAGTCGGGCGGTATCGGTCGTATCGCTGGGAGGACTACGAACTGCTGAGCCGAGTGATTCAGCAGTACGAAGTCCGAAATCTGGACGCGGCTCTGGTCACCGAATACGATCGGCCTGATAGCATTATCGAAACGACGCCGACCTGGCGGGCCATCCTGGCGAGCGCCGTCTGCGGACTTCTCGTCACTGCGCGCGGTTCTTTCAGTTTTATTGATCGGATACTCTTCGGGCTCCGGATCGGGGTCCTTGCCGGTCGTCGGTTCGCGCGGATCCCCGTCCACACACTTTCGGGCCTCGTGCCCCGGTGACTGGCGGTCTCGTGACTGTCACTCGATATACCCGAGTTGGTCGAGGTTCTGTTCGACGGTCTCGGAGAGATCGTCCCGATCCGCGGAGAGTGACGCCCGTCCGGCCCCGAGGTCGACCGACTGCAGTTCCGCCTCGTGGTCTCGGAGCGCGTCGACGAGCCGGTCGTGAACCTCGGGGTGATCGTCGCTGACGTCCTCGCCCTCCGAACCCATGTGAGCGACGCGGTACAGCGCGGGCGAGCCCTGTTCTGGCTCGACGTACTTCCATGGGCCTTCGCGGATCCCGACTGCTTCGGTGTCGTCACCGTCCACACAGAAGAAGACTGGAGCGTCACTTTCCCGGTCGAGATCGATCAGTGAATCGCCCGCCATCGAATCGGGAGCGTCGATCCCAGCGGCTTCGAGTAGCGTCGGCGCGATGTCGAGATGCTGGACGGGATACTCGTCGACCCGACCAGGCTCCAGTCCCGGTGCGCGGACGATGATCGGGACCTGTGTGAGTGAGCTGTAAACCGGTCCGGCGTGGAAGGGGGCGTACCGCCCGAACGACTCGCCGTGGTCGGCTGTGATTGCCACGACCGTCCCGTCGCCCACAGTGTCCAAGAGCCGTCCGACCTGCTCGTCGGCGCTCCTGACGCCGGCGTCGTAGGCGTCGATCGCCGCCTGTGGTGGCTCCTCTCCGACGGTGATCTGGTCGTGTGGACGGACGACGTGTTCGACGTCGGTGTCGCCACGGATCGCCTCAAGGTGGTCGTCCCACCGCGAGTACGGTGTGTGGGCGTCCATGAGGTGAACCCACGTGAAATGGGGGTCGCCGTCGGCCTGGCGCTGGGCAATCCAGTCGCATGCGGCGTCGACGACATCGCGATCGGTCACCGCCTCACGGTACCCGTCCTCCGTCCCGTCACTCTCGGCCGAGCGCAACGTCTCGACGAGTGGCTCGTAGACGTACTGGCGGAGCACTCGACTGTCGAGGTGACGGTCGACCTGATCTCCGAGTCGCTTGATCAGCGGTTTGGTGGCGGCGAACTCGGCCACACCGTCGTACCGGTCGAACCCCTGGTGGTAGTTGTACTCCCGGGACACGAAGCCGTTGTTCGCGAAGCCACCAGTCGCCCACCCCGCGGCCTGAAACCGCTCTGCGAGCGTCGTTGCGCCCTCCGGGATCCCGAGTCCGTCGATAGCGTGCGGGCAGTAGCCGGTGTGCAGCGCCTGCATCGCCCACCGTGTGTGTGCGGCGTTCGCGTAGCTGTGTTCGAACAGTGTTGCATCGGCAGCGAACCGATCGATGGCGGGCGTCGTCGGACGGTCGTAGCCGTAACAGCCGGTATGATCGGCACGGAGGCAGTCGACCGTGACGAACAGGACGGAGCGCGTGTCGGTCATCCCGTGGGGGTATCACGTCTGGGTTGATATATGGTGCTGGCCGGACTCGATCCGTGCTCACTGCACCGCCTCGACGTAGCCTGCGACGCCGTCAGCGAACAGTTCTCGCACGGTGACGTCCGCCAGCGCGTCGGCCAGAAGCGATCGTCGGCGTTCTTTCAGCACGGAGGGGTGGACGCGCTGGCCACCGGCGGCGAACGCGTACAGTGAGAGGTGATACTCCGATGGGTCGAGTTCCATGTCCGTCCCGGTCGCGATTCGAGCGGTCGCGGCGTCTGTCGCGAGCGTTCGATCGTCGACTGTCCGACCGCCGTTCAGCACGAACACCCGATCGATGGGCGCGTGGTCGACCACGCGGTCGGCCACGGCGTCGGGGACGACGTTTTCCGAGAGGTCGATCGAGAAGGCGTGCAAGAGCGCAGCGGAGAGCAGTTCCGAGCGCGCGATCCACCGCTTGAGTCTGACGCGCCGTCGAGTCCCCGCGGGTAACTGATCGTCTTCGACGGCCGTCCCCGGAAAGACGCCCAGCGTCGCCGGCCAACTGTAGACTGCTCCGTCGTCGTCCACGAGGAGGACGTTGTCGCCCATGAACCCCAGTTCGGCCGACTCGCGAAGCAACGTTAGAATGGTCGAGGTCTTGCCCATTCGCCCCATCGAGGTCAACACCGTCGCGCGTCCGTCTTCGTCGACGACTGCGCCCGCGTGAATCAGTGCGACGCCAGCGTCGAGCAGCGCGGTCGTGAGCACGCCCTCGACGATGTCGTCGATCCCCGACTGGTCCCGAAAGGCCGGCGTGAACACGACCCGTGTCCGATCGGTTCCGAGGCCCCCAATCCGGACGGCGACGGGCGATCGTGTCGGTGTCGAGGGGTACCGGACGGTCACGGTGTCGTCGTCGACCCAAAAGCGGTGACTCGCCAGTCGGCGCGCTCTCGCCGGTGGTGTCGGTGACCAGTCCGGTCGGCGTTCGATCTCGACGACGTGGTCGGCGTCGCCCGACCCGCCAGTGAAGGCCTCGGGAATCGGTACGTCGGCGTTCGTCCGGACGGTCACGAAATCGTGGATGTGGTAGGTCTCAGTCGCGTGCATGGGTCTGGGCGATCTCGTAAATCTCGACGAGGCGGTCGGCGACCGCCGACGGACTGTACTGTTCGTGGATCGTCCGGCGGGCGGCCCTCCCGAGGCGATCGCACGCGTCGGGGTCTGCCCGCAGCGCCCGCAGTCGCTCGACGATCGGGTCGGGCACCCCGGGCGTCACGAGAAAGCCGTTCTCCCCGTCCGTGACGGCATCGGCCATCGAGAGCGTGTCGCTCGCGATGACTGGCCGCCCGGTCGCCATCGCTTCGAGCACCGTGAGTGGTGGATCGATCACTGGCGTGCGCTCGACGCCCAACTCACGGAACGGGAACGTCCAGACGTCGGCGGCGGCGTACGCCGCGCGCTTCTCGGTGTCGGTCAGGTGACCCGTGTGGACGGTGAGGTTGTCGAGGTCACGAACGTCGCGATCCTCGATCTGTTTGGTGACGACGAACAGTTCGACGCCCTCGTCGGCGGCGAATGCGTCGAGTGCCGCTGCGACCTCGAACGGAAATCGGGCTTCGTTCACGTTCCCGAAATAGCCCGCGACGAAGGCGTCCTCGGGGAGACCGAACTGCGCTCGCGCGGTCGATCGGTCGACACCACCGAACCGGTCGAGAAAGACCGGTGGATCGAGACTGTGGCAGTTCGATGACGGAACGCCCATCGCTTCGAGCGCCTCCAGGTCGGCGTCGGTCGTCGAGACGTAGGCGTCGATACGACTGGGGGTGTCGAGTGCGTTCAGCAGTCGACCGTGTTCGACGCCACCGAACGTCTGGGCGACCACGGCTGCGTCGCCCACGAGGTCGTTCACCAGTGCGAACAGGCTGTGACTCGCAAAGCCCAGATGAACCACGTCGGGGTCCTCACGGGCGAGATGTCGGCCGACACGCCAGGCCAGTCTGGCGAACATCACGGCGTCTCGATTGTAGCGATACCCACCGAGGGCCGCGACCAGATCTCCGAGGCGGGATTCGCGCGCGTACGACATCTCGAACTCGGGACTGGGCTCGTCGCCCGGTCTGATCGTCGAGATGCCTCGGACGTCGAGGGCGGCGTGATCGGTGAGCGCTCGCATCTGGTCGCGGGTCAGCACCCGAGTCCCTTCGCTCCACGGCGGGTGGAGGCCGTAGCCGACGACGCACACCTCCGAGAGACTCATCGGACGAGGCGGGTCTTGAGCCCGAACAGCGCCCCCATCACGCGCATGTATCGGGCGCGCATCGGGTGATACTTGTAGGCGGCCATCGACGCGTCGCGCTGTCGTTTCGACCGGTCGCGATTCTGCAGGGCCCTCCGGTACGCCTCGGGTGCACTCACCGTGTCGCCGTCGCGAAGGCGTTCGTTGACCGTCACGGACTGAGGCAACACGGCGGTTCTGACCCGCCCATCGCGGTAGTACTCGCAGGTGTCACGCTCGGCCGTCTCGACCGACCAGTCCGGGCGGAACTCGTTGTGCGTCGTCTCGTGAGAGTGGACCGTCAGTTCGGTCTCCGGGACCTCGACACCGATCTCGTCAAGGTAGGCGTCGAGATGGTCGACGAACGCGAAACAGGCGGTGATGGCGTCCTGCAGGCGTTCGATCAGCAGTGTCTCACGCTCCGCCCGGTCCAGATCGAACCATCGCTCCCGGAGGTCGGTGATCGAGGCGTCGAAGGCGTCCATCACCGGCGTGTCCCGTCCAGTACTGTCGGCAAACAGCATCATATCGTTGCGCAGGGAGTTGAGCCGGTGGACCGCAAAGCGGGTATCGAGATCGACGGGGAACCGCTCGGCAACCACTCCCGGGACGGCCAGATCGAACGCGTCACCGAAGACGATATCGAGGCGGTGGTGATCGATCGATGGGCCCGGGAAGAAGAGGAGTTCGAGAAACTCCATCGGGTAGGTCGTCGTCACCGAGTCGACCAGGTACGCGAGGTAGTTGAATCGATCGCGGTTTTTCTCGTATTCGAGTGACTCGCCGTAGTGGAGGACGAGGTCTTTCGGCATCGGGAGCACGTTGTAGTACTCGGGAAACGCCGATCGAGTGATGACCTCGGGACCGTGGAAAAAGTAGTATTCGTCGGTCTTCGCGGCCGAAATCCCCTCACGAACTGCGGTCGGATCGTCGATTTCGTCCTCGACCACGACGATCAGGTCGACGTCCGAGATTCCTGGCCGGGAGACCTCTCCAGTCCCCGATTCGTAGACGGAGACGACGCCCGAGACGCTGGCGATCCGATCGAGAAACGTGTCGCGAGCGTCCGCGTAGGCTTCCGGGGGCTCGTATCGGGGGTGATCGTAGAACGCGTAGTTCAGATCGGACGATGCGTCCTGCACGGCCGCAGAGGCGATGCGATCTTCAGTCATTCTGACCACTCTTCGAACCGATCGAACAGTCGATCGACGATTCGATCCCACGTGAACTGCTCTTCGATGCGCTGTCGGAGTGCGGGCCCGGTGTCGGCGTCGAATCCGTCGGCCATCGCGTCGGCGAGGCCCTCTGGGTCACCCGGCTCTGCGTAGATGCCGAGGTCACCGAGAACGTCGGGGGCTCCCGCGACGTCGGTCGCGACGACGGTCGATCCACTGGCTGCCGCTTCGAGGACGTTGATCGGACAGCCTTCCGAGTAGGCCGCCGAGACCGCGACGTCACAGGTCTCGAACCAGCCGAGCAGTTCCTCGCGGGGGACCCGCCCCGTCAGCGTCACCACATCCTCGACGCCGAGTTCCTGGATCCGCGTTTCGAGATAGTCGGCATAGCCCGAGTGGCCGTGGCCACCGACGTGGACGATGTGGGCCTCGGCGTCTCGCTCGCGAAGCGCCGGTGCGGCGTCGACCAGCGTGTGGACTCCCTTTCGGGGGATCGCACTGCCGACCGAGACCGCCACGGTGGCGTCCTCCAGGCCGTACGACTCACGAACGTTCTCTGCGGGGGTTTCACGATCGAACTCCGTGAGGTCCACGCCGTTGGGGATGGCGACCACTCGGTCCGGATCGATCCCCATCTCTTCGAGTTCGGGGACCGCCCGCTCGGCGACCGTGTGGACGTGATCGGCAAAGCGGGTGCCGTACTTCTGGATCAGGTGGTCGAGGTAGACACCCGTGCAGTATTTCCACTTTCGGTCGAACGAGGGGTACTCCCGGAACGACCGAATCTCGTTGAGATAGGTCCCGTGCGCGGTTTCGACGAGTGGTGTGTCGACCTTTCCCAGGAGATCCGCGAGCACGGGTAACGTGATGTAGTTGCCGTGCATGTGGATCAGATCGAAATCGTGGGCCTCGTCCAGTTCCGACAGCGTCGGGAGTGCCCGGACTGCGAACGCGAAGATGTTCAGCGGGAAGAGTCGGTCCGAGCGCCGGACCGTCCTGATTTCGACCTCGTCCGAGAGTTCGGGCCGAACGTCATCTTCGTGCTCCTGATCGGTGATCACCCAGTTCTCGACCCCGCGATCGTCGAGTTCGGCAACGATGTTTCGGGCGACGTACGGCACCCCGCCGTGCCGGTTGAACGCCGGTGCGACCGTACAGACCTTCACGCCCGCGGTTTTACCCGGCGGTCCGAAAAGCGTTGCTGTCTGCCCGTCTGGGGGTCACCTGTGCCGGGTAATGTGTCGGCGGACCGACCACGCTCCCCCCGCCGCGAGCGCCGCAACGACGAGCACGACCGGATCGCCGGAGAGATAGAGCCCGGGCGTGGGTGGCCGATAGCCAGAGACGGGCCAGAACAGCGCATACGACGACGTCCCGGTTGGCGTTCGCAACAGCGCGTCCAGCAGGAGATGGCTGGTGACGCCGACGGCCATCCACCTGATGGCGGTCCGCCTGAATCGTCGGCCGACGAGGAGTCCGGCGATCCCGATCGACAGTCCGACGCCGAGGAGGGTGTGCCACCCCAGCACCTCGATCGAACCGCCGACGAGTGCTTCGAGTGGGTCGTCGTCGACGAACAGTCCGACCTTGCTCACGTCGGGGACGATCGCGCCGAAGAGGGCTGCCGTCCGTGCGGCCCGGGAAACGTCGACCGCAAGCGAGACGACGGTCACGCCCGCGTACGCGAACAGGACGTGCGAGAGCAGATCGACCATCAGTCGGCCTCCCGCGGGACGAGTGCGTACGCGTCACGGTCGACGCGCCAGTCTCGAACGATCAGCGCGATCACGATCAGGCCCGCCAGCGCCGATACGCCGTAGGTGTAGTGGTGTTCGGTCTGCTCACGAACGACGATGCCATCTGCAGCGACGGTCCGGTCGGCGGTGACCACGCCCGCCACGTCGAGGTACTGCCCGTCTCGAACTGGCCGGTCGACCCCGGTCAGGCGGATATCGTACGCGCGGTCGTCGATGTCGACGGTGATGAGTAGCGGGTCGGTCGAACTGACCTGTCCGTAGACGACGGCGCGTTCGCCGGTGATGCCACCCTCGACGACGGCCTCGCTGTCGAGGTGTGGGGCCTCCGCGTAGGGGGCTTGCCCGAACCCGATCGGGACCCACAGTTGGACGAGGACGAGGACGACGAGCAGTCCGAGGCGCTTCATCGCGGTCGGAGCTTGTTGGCGAGCAGTTTCGCCGCGACGGGACCGAACACGCGGGGATGGCGGCGGAGCAGATACCAGGTCCATTCGAGGTGGCCACGCGTCACCATCGTGTCGCCAGTCTCCTCGTCGTAGTGGGGGACGACGTCTCGTTCCAACTGGAGCACGCGCCCGCCCTCCTTCTCGACGCGGATCGCGAAGTCCGTATCGCCGCCGTGGTGGCGACGCTCGTCGAACCCGCCGACGCGATTCCAGAGGTCGCGATGGAAGATCATGAGCCGACCGATCACCCATCGCAGTGGGGGAAAGTCCCGGAGCCCGGCCAGCGTCTGCCGATCCATCCGGCCGAGGGTCTCGGCAACCGTCGCCGTCGGAAACTCGATATCGTCGTCAGCGATGACGATCCAGTCGGCGGACGCGGCCCGCACGCCCGCGTTCCGGGCGACGTTCAATCCCTCGTCCCGTCGGACGATCACCTCTGCGTCGTCGGGCACTGTCGCTGGCGTCACCAGCGACTCTCGAACCGTCGGAATAACGACTGAGACGTCGTCGAACTCGACCATACAGATGTCGGGGGTACTCTCGCCGGACAATTATCAGTTACCCGTTGGGGCCTGGTAACACGTTTCGACGGCATCGACGACATCGCCCCATCCTGGCAGATCGGTGGGCGCGACCGGCCTCCCGATCGCCCGCTCGACGGCCGCACCGATCGCTGCTGTGGTCGCTGTCTCGACGGTGACGACGCCTTCCTGATCGGACCAGCCGCCGAGTCCGCCGTGGGTAGTCGTGACACACGGTGTGCCCGCCGCGAGCGCCTCCCCGACGGTCATCCCGTAGGCTTCGAATTCGGAGAGTGTCACGTATGCCGCCGCCCCGGCGTACAGCCCTGGCAAGCGATCGTCGTCGACGTAGCCGAGAAAGTCCACCCGGTCGTCGACGCCCGCCTCGCGAGCGATCCCCTCCAGATCGTCACGGAACGGGCCCGTGCCCGCCACCACCAGGTCGTACTCGGGCACCTCCTCCAGCGCCCGGATCACGTGCTGGACGCCCTTGTAGGCCTCCAGGCGGCCGACCGAGAGCAGGTACGGTCGGTTCCGTCGCTCGGGCTCAGCGGCCGCGAACCGCTTGACGTCGATGCCGTTGGGGATCACCGTCGCGTCGACGCCGAAATCTGTCCGCAGGCGTCCCCGTTCCCACTCGCTAACGGCGATCACCGCGTCGGCCCGTCCCAGCGCCCACCGACCCAGCGGTCGGTACGCCGACAGCAGTCGATCGCGTAGTCCACTCGCACTCTCGCCGTGATAGTGTAGTGTGACCACGAAGCGCACGTCGCGAACGCCGAGCGCAGCCATCGCCAGCGGCAGCGAGTGGTAGTTGTGCGCGTGAACCACGTCGGCGTTCGATCGCCTGACTGCCAGCGCGATCTGCGGGGCGACGTGTACCGCGCCACCGGGAGCGAGCGACCGGAACCGCCGCACGCGAACACCCTCGACCACAGCGTCACTGTCCACATCGCGGCCGGCGTCGGCGCTGAACACCTCGACCTCGTGGCCGCGGTCGGCCAATCGCGTCGCGATCTCGCTGACGTGGGTCTCGACACCGCCTGTCCGGGGTGGGTATCGATGAGTGGCTTGCAGAATTTTCACTCGAAGTCCTCCCGCAGGTCCGTATCGACCTCCCAGGTGCCGTCGCCGTGACCCATCAACAACTTCACGCTCGCGCGCATCAGCGACACCTGTGTGTCGAACAGCGAATACAGCGGCTGGACCGGGCCGAGCCAGTCGCGCTGGCCAATAGCGACGAACCCGGCGAGCGCGAGGAGCACCGCGAGGCCGCCCCGCCCCACGACCGACACCGCCGCCGCGGTCCCGGCGAGCATGGTCACGACCAGTAGCCACGGCGAGACGATCATGAACCACCAGTTGAACGGCAGGACCACGCGCCCGTACGCGCCGTAGCGGCCCAGCGCGTCCCGATGCTGGACCAACAATCGAATCAGGCCCATCCCCCGACGGTCTTTCTGCTGGCGACGCCTGACGAACCCCGAGTGGCTGGCCTCCTTGTACTGGACGGCGGGATCGAAGATCACCCGGTCGCCGCCGCGGCGAATCTTGAGTGCCAACTCGGTGTCGTCGGCCAGCGAGTTCGGGTCGATCGGTCGGATCGAATCCGCTTCGAACGCCGAGAACGGCCCGTGGAAGATCAGCGTCGAGTCGAGGTGTGACTCCAGCTGTTGGATGTGACTCTGGATCCCCCGATAGCCCGCCTCGACGGCGCTCCCGCCGAGCACCTCGACGTTCGTGCCGGTGACGGCCCCGACCGCGGGATCGGCCAGCGCCGCGGTGGCCTCCCGGAGCGCGTCCGGCGCGAGTTTCGAATCGCAGTCGGTCTTGACGACGACCTCGCCGGTCGCCGCGCTGTAGCCGTCGTTGAGCGCCGGCGCGAGACCGCGGCGTTCGGTCTCCTCGATCAGCGTGAGATCTGGCGCGTCTCGATCGGCGAAATACTCACGGACGATCTCGGGGGTCTCGTCGGTCGAGGAGTCGACGACGACGAGTTCGACTCGCTCCATCGGATAGTCCAGCGCGAGCAGGTCGTCGAGTTTCGCCGCGACGATCCCGCTCTCGTCGTAGGTCGGCAAGACGATACTCACCGACGGCGTCCGCTCGACTTTTTCGGTCGGGACGCCCGAGGGCCGAATCCAGGCGTACAGGCCGAGATAGATGGCGTAGGGGGCCCCCGCGAGCGCGAGGAGCGCGACTGTCGCCCCGACGAGCAGTTGCATGCCTCTCCGTACTGGGCTACCCGGCAAAAACACCACCGGACGGTCGTGACCGACTCCCCAGGGAGACGGTAGACGGCTTGGCCCAGGGCCGGTGGTCTGGTGGGGTCGTCGGACGCTCACCACGCGGTGGGTTGTCTTCTATCTCTGAGAGGGTTGTTTCAACATCACCGAATAACTCAAGTAGCGTCGGAGTCTGTTCGAAGACAACGATCACGACCTCGCGGGTGGGGTCGTCGACCCGCCGAGCGGGTGGCAGACACCGGTCTCAGCGACCGGGTGTCCCAACGGCCGCGTCGATCGGTCCGGCGTCTCAACGGGGGACGGGACCGCCACGGCGTGGGTTGGGCCGCCACCGTTCGGGGGTGGCGACGGGGTCGTGACGGAGGACACGATGGGAGCTGTACAACAGCCACAGGCCGAGCCCTCCAGCGAGGATCGCGCCGACACGACCGAACCGAGCGAACAGTATCTCGTCGGCCCAGACAGCGACGTGACGCCGACGATCAGCGTCGTCATGCCGACGTTGAACGAAGCGGGCGGGATCGCGACGTGTATCGAGTGGATCAAAGAGGGGCTCGCAGACGCCGAAACCTACGGCGAAATCGTCGTCAGCGACAGTTCCGACGACCGGACCCCCGAGATCGCCCGCGAGATGGGTGCGATCGTCGTCGAACCCGACGCACCGGGCTACGGCAACGCCTACAAGTATGCGTTCGAGCGCGTGCGTGGGCAGTACGTCGTGATGGGCGACGCCGACACGACCTACGATTTCAGCCAGTTGCCCCGCCTGCTCGAACCCGTCGCGGAGGGCGACGCGGACATCTGCATGGGGTCGCGGCTGAACGGCGAGATCGAGCCGGGTGCGATGCCACTGCTGCACCAGTACGTCGGCAATCCGCTGCTGACGGCGTTTCTCAACGCCTTCTACGACACGAACGTCTCGGACAGCCACAGCGGCTTTCGGGTGTTCGATCGGTCCGTCCTCGACGAACTCGCCCTCGAAACGACGGGCATGGAGTTCGCTTCGGAGATGGTCATGGAGGCGGGCGCGCGCGATCTGACCATCGAGGAGGTGCCGATCACCTACCACGAGCGCGAGGGTGACGCCACCCTGAACAGCTTCCGTGACGGCTGGCGACACGTCCGTTTCATGCTGGTCAACGCCCCGGGGTACCTGTTCTTGTACCCCGGTGCGGCGCTGATCGCGCTCGGGGCAGTCGTGATGGCGCTCGCGGGCACCGGCGTCGCGGTCGGTGACGTCTCCTTCGGGACGCACTCGATCATCGCGGGGAGTCTCTCGACGATCGTCGGCCTTCAGATCGCGAGTTTCGGCGTGTTCGCCCGCCTCGCGGGCAACCCCGTCAACGAACCGCGCGACGCGATCACGACGGCCATCGTCGATCGCCTGCGCCTGGAACACGGCGTCGTCGCCGGCCTCGCCTTGCTCACGGTCGGTGGCGGCTACGGGGCCTGGCTCGTCGGCCGCTGGGCCGCGAGCGGCTTCCAGCGCCTCCCGCTGGTGGGGGCCGACGTGGTCGCCTTTACCGCCATCGTCCTGGGTCTCCAGGCTGTCTTCAGTTCGTTTTTCTTCAGCACGCTGGCGGACGACGCGTAGCGGAGTCCCGGGCACGGTGGTGCGTTCTGGGCACGGTCGTGAGAACTGGGGCAGTGGTGCGTCCTGGGTGGTCTCGGCCACTCACGACGGCCTGGCGCTGTCCTGCGCTGGGTTCGACGACGGCGACGTCCCCGGCCGGCACTCTCGAACTATCGAATCTGATTCTCGGGGGCCAACGACTATGTGGGCCATTGGCAAAGATAGGTCCATGCGTGGACTCGCGGATCCGGACGGGCCGGTGCCAGCGATCGTGACAGTCGCCGTCCTCGGCGTCGTGTACCTCACGGTGCTGTCCGTCTGGACGGTCCTTCGAGCGGGCCGCCAGGGTGGCGACGCGATCGTGCGTCAGGCGGCCCGGGTCGGCCGGTGGCTCCCGACTCCGTCCCGCCCGGCCTGAGCCTGATCTACCGATCGACTGACTCGGATGGAGCAACGAGAACGGCGCTC belongs to Halococcoides cellulosivorans and includes:
- a CDS encoding glycosyltransferase family 2 protein codes for the protein MGAVQQPQAEPSSEDRADTTEPSEQYLVGPDSDVTPTISVVMPTLNEAGGIATCIEWIKEGLADAETYGEIVVSDSSDDRTPEIAREMGAIVVEPDAPGYGNAYKYAFERVRGQYVVMGDADTTYDFSQLPRLLEPVAEGDADICMGSRLNGEIEPGAMPLLHQYVGNPLLTAFLNAFYDTNVSDSHSGFRVFDRSVLDELALETTGMEFASEMVMEAGARDLTIEEVPITYHEREGDATLNSFRDGWRHVRFMLVNAPGYLFLYPGAALIALGAVVMALAGTGVAVGDVSFGTHSIIAGSLSTIVGLQIASFGVFARLAGNPVNEPRDAITTAIVDRLRLEHGVVAGLALLTVGGGYGAWLVGRWAASGFQRLPLVGADVVAFTAIVLGLQAVFSSFFFSTLADDA
- a CDS encoding glycosyltransferase produces the protein MQLLVGATVALLALAGAPYAIYLGLYAWIRPSGVPTEKVERTPSVSIVLPTYDESGIVAAKLDDLLALDYPMERVELVVVDSSTDETPEIVREYFADRDAPDLTLIEETERRGLAPALNDGYSAATGEVVVKTDCDSKLAPDALREATAALADPAVGAVTGTNVEVLGGSAVEAGYRGIQSHIQQLESHLDSTLIFHGPFSAFEADSIRPIDPNSLADDTELALKIRRGGDRVIFDPAVQYKEASHSGFVRRRQQKDRRGMGLIRLLVQHRDALGRYGAYGRVVLPFNWWFMIVSPWLLVVTMLAGTAAAVSVVGRGGLAVLLALAGFVAIGQRDWLGPVQPLYSLFDTQVSLMRASVKLLMGHGDGTWEVDTDLREDFE